Proteins encoded in a region of the Marinococcus sp. PL1-022 genome:
- a CDS encoding NAD(P)-dependent oxidoreductase yields the protein MKKAAFIGLGNMGMPMALNILNKGFDVYGINKGNEKEDRFQEAGGTTGITPAEAAEQMDIVMTCLPKPEHVEEMMLGENGVITHASPGLLVIDFSTVSAELHEKIEAEAAQKNVDYLDAPVSGGTTGAEAGTLAVMVGGSEQAFEKARAIFEAVGKNITYAGSIGKGTKVKLINQYMVGMHTAAVSEGLTMAEKAGVDLEMLHSVITNSMGQSKIYDRHYTEFLHENKEEPGFALELLLKDLGLANEMSDRVGVHPRAGREVLSLFEEAEHEGFGKKDMSSLFNYVKNIEK from the coding sequence ATGAAAAAAGCTGCTTTCATCGGACTTGGAAACATGGGCATGCCGATGGCCCTGAATATTTTGAATAAAGGATTCGATGTCTACGGGATCAATAAAGGAAACGAAAAAGAAGACCGCTTTCAGGAAGCCGGGGGCACTACCGGCATTACCCCGGCAGAGGCGGCTGAACAGATGGATATCGTCATGACCTGTCTTCCAAAACCGGAGCATGTAGAAGAAATGATGCTCGGTGAAAACGGCGTTATTACACACGCCTCGCCGGGACTTCTCGTAATTGATTTCAGTACCGTCTCTGCAGAGCTTCATGAAAAGATCGAAGCAGAGGCGGCGCAAAAGAATGTAGATTATCTGGATGCTCCGGTAAGCGGCGGTACGACAGGGGCTGAAGCCGGAACACTTGCTGTAATGGTTGGCGGAAGCGAACAGGCTTTTGAAAAAGCCAGAGCGATTTTTGAAGCAGTGGGAAAAAATATTACGTATGCCGGGAGCATCGGCAAAGGAACAAAAGTAAAGCTGATTAATCAGTACATGGTAGGTATGCATACTGCAGCGGTAAGCGAAGGGTTAACGATGGCGGAAAAAGCCGGAGTCGATCTGGAAATGCTTCATTCCGTTATCACAAACAGCATGGGACAAAGCAAAATCTATGACCGGCACTATACGGAATTCCTTCATGAAAACAAAGAGGAACCCGGATTTGCTCTGGAACTGCTTTTAAAGGATCTTGGGCTGGCCAATGAAATGAGTGATCGTGTTGGAGTACATCCCAGGGCAGGAAGAGAAGTCCTTTCTTTATTCGAGGAGGCGGAGCATGAAGGGTTTGGAAAAAAAGACATGAGCAGCTTGTTTAACTACGTGAAAAACATCGAAAAATAA
- a CDS encoding HD domain-containing protein, translating to MSRVTMIDIYKHPITQKYVRRSGLAHAIRVADIALELARERNVDVDLAVKAGFLHDMGHYLFYKNGKWDFEEYRTNDIHAIKGAERAHKLLIRLGEDPSRAKEVSMAVLLHTDSYLPAANIQRTPLQQVVADADELDEEPSGRHHYRTITEEEAFTRLSSLDDRLEQAVAEAMHS from the coding sequence ATGAGCAGAGTGACGATGATTGATATTTACAAGCACCCTATTACTCAAAAATATGTCCGCCGTTCCGGACTCGCCCATGCCATCCGCGTGGCTGATATAGCATTAGAGCTTGCCAGAGAACGAAACGTGGATGTGGATTTAGCAGTGAAAGCCGGTTTTCTGCACGATATGGGCCATTATCTTTTTTACAAAAATGGAAAATGGGATTTCGAAGAATACCGTACAAACGACATTCACGCCATCAAAGGAGCAGAGCGTGCGCACAAGCTCTTAATCCGGCTCGGCGAAGATCCGTCACGGGCAAAGGAGGTCAGTATGGCTGTTTTACTTCATACCGATTCCTATCTCCCGGCTGCCAATATTCAGCGGACCCCGCTGCAGCAGGTGGTGGCTGATGCAGATGAACTCGATGAAGAGCCGTCCGGACGCCATCACTACCGGACTATCACTGAAGAAGAGGCCTTCACCCGCCTGTCTTCTCTTGACGATCGTCTTGAGCAGGCCGTTGCTGAAGCTATGCATTCGTAA
- a CDS encoding putative glycoside hydrolase → MKKNLGICALAAALTVTSGLTAAEAKADEGNGSDLASMTTGGHTLTLAGSMPRFTYDSGLNFSYPEEGVKGIYVTGHSAGGDRMDKLIDLVDSTDLNAMVIDIKDDHGNLTFSVPEGSDLPDIGKNMIKDPEALMKKLEEHDIYPIARITTFKDNVLANKHPEYSYQTSGGDTWSNGSGHMFTNPFMKEVWDYNLQIAEEAARLGFQDIQFDYIRFPEGFETRDDQLKYSTGDYDSGDDNVQERVDAVTDFVAYSEETLQTKYNVNVSADIFGYSATQERAPGIGQDFRLISENVDVISSMIYPSHWGSGYFNIDKPDTKPYEVIDAYAEAENKILSGLDEQPTTRPWIQDFTASYLGSGNYLQYGSAEVEAQIQALQDNGIEEYLLWDAQNSYSKGTDYTP, encoded by the coding sequence ATGAAAAAAAATTTAGGTATTTGTGCCTTAGCTGCTGCATTAACTGTTACCTCGGGATTGACTGCAGCAGAGGCAAAGGCGGACGAAGGAAACGGGAGCGATCTGGCTTCAATGACAACTGGTGGACATACATTAACACTTGCAGGCAGCATGCCGCGCTTTACATATGATTCGGGACTTAATTTCAGCTATCCGGAAGAAGGGGTCAAAGGAATATATGTTACTGGCCATTCGGCGGGAGGCGATCGGATGGATAAGTTAATTGATCTGGTTGACTCGACAGATTTAAATGCCATGGTAATAGATATTAAAGATGATCACGGAAACTTAACGTTCAGCGTCCCGGAAGGATCAGACCTCCCTGATATAGGAAAAAATATGATCAAAGACCCCGAAGCGCTGATGAAAAAACTGGAAGAGCATGATATATACCCGATCGCAAGAATCACAACTTTTAAGGATAATGTACTTGCCAACAAGCATCCGGAATACTCCTATCAGACAAGCGGGGGGGACACATGGTCGAATGGAAGCGGCCATATGTTTACAAACCCTTTTATGAAAGAAGTCTGGGATTATAATCTTCAGATAGCGGAAGAGGCAGCCAGGCTTGGTTTCCAGGATATTCAGTTTGATTATATACGTTTCCCGGAAGGATTTGAAACAAGGGATGACCAGCTCAAATATTCCACGGGAGATTATGATAGCGGAGACGACAATGTACAGGAACGAGTGGATGCTGTTACGGATTTCGTCGCCTATTCTGAAGAGACGCTTCAGACTAAGTATAATGTAAATGTTTCAGCAGATATCTTCGGCTATTCTGCCACCCAGGAACGGGCGCCGGGCATCGGCCAGGATTTTCGGTTAATCTCTGAGAATGTAGATGTTATCAGCTCCATGATTTACCCAAGCCACTGGGGAAGCGGCTATTTTAATATCGACAAGCCGGATACAAAGCCGTACGAGGTTATCGATGCCTATGCGGAGGCAGAAAACAAGATTTTATCTGGTCTTGATGAGCAGCCGACAACCCGGCCATGGATTCAGGACTTTACTGCAAGCTATTTGGGAAGCGGTAATTATCTGCAGTACGGAAGCGCCGAAGTGGAGGCACAAATCCAGGCGCTGCAGGATAACGGCATTGAAGAGTACCTGCTTTGGGATGCCCAGAACTCTTATTCCAAAGGTACGGATTATACGCCGTAA
- a CDS encoding sodium:calcium antiporter encodes MVFLFFFVAAVVTVIAATKLSSYSDIISEKSSLGGMMVGTLLLAGATSLPEVTTSLTAVFLDNPDIAVGNVLGSNLFNILIIAAFDIFYRRKQLFNRVSPGHTYTAGLGAVLAFVTGAAFLLQLSWSVFGVGVDALMLLVLYAAGIVWANRQNEGVIPDEEEEDVKKPDISLRQAGTGFIIAALFTLAAGTVLTTTGDRIAVITGLGSSFIGSFLIAASTSLPEAVSVYVAMKLKNYNLALGSILGSNLFNLTLLALSDIFYRGEPIISAASRTNLVTSLGITLLAAIVFYAVLRGSKRKTPAFYLWPSITLVIVYFIASYLTFIGLGSEW; translated from the coding sequence TTGGTCTTTTTATTCTTTTTTGTGGCAGCTGTCGTTACAGTTATCGCAGCTACCAAGCTGTCTTCGTACTCCGACATCATCAGTGAAAAATCTTCTCTTGGCGGTATGATGGTCGGTACCCTCTTGCTGGCCGGGGCCACTTCGCTGCCCGAGGTTACCACCAGCTTAACGGCCGTATTTTTGGATAACCCGGACATTGCGGTGGGAAACGTGCTCGGGAGTAACCTGTTTAATATTCTTATCATTGCTGCATTCGATATTTTTTATCGCCGTAAGCAGCTGTTTAACCGCGTCTCCCCCGGCCATACATACACTGCCGGTCTGGGGGCCGTGCTTGCTTTTGTCACAGGAGCGGCTTTTCTACTGCAGCTTTCCTGGAGCGTTTTTGGCGTCGGCGTTGATGCGCTCATGCTTCTGGTCCTCTATGCAGCAGGGATTGTCTGGGCCAACCGTCAGAATGAAGGCGTCATTCCTGATGAGGAAGAAGAGGACGTGAAAAAACCCGATATCTCTCTGCGCCAGGCTGGAACGGGGTTTATTATCGCTGCTTTATTTACGCTCGCTGCCGGTACGGTTCTCACTACCACCGGTGACCGTATCGCCGTCATCACCGGACTCGGCTCGAGTTTTATCGGAAGTTTTTTAATCGCTGCTTCGACCTCGCTTCCCGAAGCCGTTTCCGTTTATGTAGCGATGAAGCTGAAAAACTACAACCTGGCTCTCGGATCCATTTTGGGCAGCAACCTCTTCAATTTGACTCTGCTTGCCCTGAGCGATATTTTCTACAGAGGCGAACCGATCATTTCCGCTGCAAGCCGGACAAACCTCGTGACTTCTCTTGGCATCACGCTCCTCGCTGCCATAGTATTTTATGCTGTCCTCCGGGGCAGTAAACGAAAAACACCGGCCTTTTACCTTTGGCCCTCCATCACGCTTGTCATCGTTTATTTTATTGCTTCGTATTTAACGTTTATTGGTCTCGGATCAGAGTGGTGA
- a CDS encoding YciI family protein has product MKIFAVLLTMKDEEKSQKYRPQHLKFLEDEELNGNVLAYGRFVDGAGGLIMYRGEEEEAVREIVEQDPYIQLGARDYHMHEWDMKSHVWTKGE; this is encoded by the coding sequence ATGAAGATATTTGCCGTCTTACTCACCATGAAGGATGAAGAAAAATCACAAAAGTACCGCCCGCAGCATTTGAAGTTTCTCGAAGATGAAGAGCTAAATGGAAATGTGCTTGCGTATGGACGTTTCGTCGACGGCGCCGGCGGTTTAATCATGTATCGCGGAGAAGAAGAGGAGGCCGTCCGGGAAATAGTGGAACAGGATCCTTACATACAGCTTGGCGCCCGGGACTACCATATGCATGAGTGGGATATGAAATCACATGTATGGACGAAAGGGGAATAG
- a CDS encoding GNAT family N-acetyltransferase, which yields MSKLNWYEKLNQYFPVEEMKSKKHMEVLLDEKGDIYHKDEGPLHVMMYVETEEFVFIDYLLVSKEARGEGLGQKLLDSLKSKNKPIILEVEPLDYEESDTTKRFRFYERAGFRQAKSIGYSRISLATNEVNTLEILYWSPDDASEEVIYEKMKHTYKNIHTYKDEEIYGKAYQDVTEVLTYDDKDELKNA from the coding sequence ATGTCTAAACTAAACTGGTACGAAAAATTGAACCAATACTTTCCAGTTGAAGAGATGAAATCTAAAAAGCATATGGAAGTTCTGCTGGATGAAAAAGGTGATATTTACCATAAGGATGAAGGGCCTCTTCATGTTATGATGTATGTAGAGACAGAGGAATTTGTTTTTATCGATTATTTGCTGGTATCGAAAGAAGCAAGAGGGGAAGGTCTCGGGCAGAAATTACTTGACAGTCTGAAAAGTAAGAATAAACCGATTATTCTGGAAGTGGAGCCTCTTGATTACGAAGAGAGTGATACGACAAAACGATTCCGTTTTTATGAAAGAGCCGGCTTTCGTCAGGCGAAATCCATTGGCTACAGCAGAATTTCCCTGGCAACCAATGAAGTGAATACGCTCGAAATTTTATACTGGTCGCCGGACGATGCCTCGGAAGAAGTTATTTATGAAAAAATGAAGCATACGTACAAAAACATTCATACGTATAAGGATGAAGAAATCTACGGAAAAGCGTATCAGGACGTGACGGAAGTTCTTACGTATGATGACAAAGACGAATTGAAGAACGCTTAG
- the trpS gene encoding tryptophan--tRNA ligase encodes MKTVFSGVQPSGTPTIGNYLGAIKHFVDLQKGYRSFFCIVNQHAITVPQNKKELQHNTRSLAALYIAAGLDPEKATIFIQSEVPAHAQLGWMLQCIAYIGELERMTQFKDKAEGRSGVPGALLTYPPLMAADILLYGTDIVPVGEDQKQHLELTRTLAERFNQQYNDIFTVPETKIAGSGARIMSLQNPEKKMSKSDSNQKAFISMLDDEKTIMKKMKSAVTDSGREIRYDPENKPGVSNLLTIYAISKNISIEEAVQKLSSESYGSLKEETGAAVADILVPLQKRHADLMNSSELDNILDQGAETARQASSKMLAKAERAMGLERKKR; translated from the coding sequence ATGAAAACCGTTTTTTCCGGCGTCCAGCCGAGTGGTACGCCAACCATCGGCAACTATTTAGGAGCAATAAAACACTTTGTCGACTTACAGAAAGGCTACCGGAGCTTTTTTTGTATCGTAAACCAGCACGCCATTACAGTACCCCAAAATAAGAAGGAGCTTCAGCACAACACCCGGAGCCTCGCAGCTTTGTATATCGCTGCCGGGCTTGACCCTGAAAAAGCAACCATCTTTATTCAATCGGAAGTTCCTGCCCACGCCCAGCTTGGGTGGATGCTGCAATGCATTGCCTATATAGGGGAGCTTGAGCGCATGACCCAGTTTAAGGACAAAGCGGAGGGCCGCTCGGGCGTGCCCGGCGCTCTTTTGACCTACCCACCGCTGATGGCTGCGGACATCCTGTTATACGGGACAGATATTGTCCCTGTCGGGGAAGACCAGAAGCAGCACCTCGAGCTGACGCGGACACTCGCGGAACGGTTCAACCAACAGTACAACGATATATTCACTGTTCCGGAAACAAAAATCGCGGGCAGCGGAGCCCGGATTATGTCTCTTCAGAACCCAGAGAAAAAAATGAGCAAATCTGACTCCAATCAAAAGGCTTTTATCTCCATGCTTGATGATGAAAAGACAATCATGAAGAAAATGAAAAGCGCTGTTACCGATTCCGGACGGGAGATTCGCTATGATCCTGAAAACAAACCCGGAGTAAGCAACCTCCTTACTATTTACGCCATTTCCAAAAACATCAGCATCGAAGAGGCAGTGCAGAAACTCAGCTCAGAAAGCTACGGCTCTCTTAAAGAAGAGACCGGTGCCGCCGTTGCTGATATTCTCGTACCGCTTCAGAAGCGCCACGCTGATCTGATGAACTCTTCGGAGCTCGATAACATCCTGGACCAGGGCGCCGAAACGGCCCGTCAGGCTTCCTCAAAAATGCTCGCAAAAGCAGAGCGGGCCATGGGTCTTGAACGAAAAAAACGGTAG